The following proteins are encoded in a genomic region of Drosophila willistoni isolate 14030-0811.24 chromosome 3R, UCI_dwil_1.1, whole genome shotgun sequence:
- the LOC6650388 gene encoding dihydroxyacetone phosphate acyltransferase — MKSSRVNESPPASNLKTSTTAGEYMLNFENVIETGKEASMTREYNPQVAYEFERYLNPQKLKQHVLKSEKLHAILEHYARETKQPLKQLEQQAKQIIDEIGLDRNMAIIRWCGIAITAIGKRICDGFYVNSASMANVRKDMGRCPVLYLPSHRSYMDFILMSYICYYYDIEIPGIAAGMDFHSMFGMGTMLRKTGAFFMRRSFSNDELYWDIFREYMYALVASYHIGVEFFIEGTRSRNFKALVPKVGLLSMALLPYFTGEVPDVTIVPVSVAYERVLEEQLFVYELLGVPKPKESTKGFFKALKIIDERFGKMFLDFGEPISVREFFGHTSGQRMQRAGVGGHLQKLNRQEIELVKQLANEVIYQQQRRIVINTFNLLSLYYASQLYAQRTVNIDELSRGLLHLKRIFEQLGSHVSTNANNIKADIIDAVEIHSNIVNFNRARLQFTPMKAKQLAAQIDVKRLKAHALSPQTMAVAVPMLALQLYINPCMFWLARPAYLLLAGLKEQQRQKSNTPESRSATLAALHTHVTSMDTLFQHEFIIESNREAVEFETHLQLLVNENVLQLEPNGSISVKDNECSRVILAALAPFLCLYYQLAVTLRQLPLDVEFSNKDLLVRVQQHVERLLQQQDGAASHVHPYCLALDNLNIAIYALIQRGYILKSRETGQMLIPSAQSTGKCLKELELQLLEYCQLMPFAQYSIAANQQAQFHIAKL; from the exons ATGAAGTCATCTAGAGTTAATGAATCACCACCCGCCTCCAATTTAAAGACATCCACGACGGCCGGAGAATATATGCTGAATTTCGAGAATGTCATAGAAACTGGCAAAGAAGCCTCCATGACCAGGGAATATAATCCGCAAGTGGCCTACGAATTCGAACGATATCTAAATCCTCAAAAGCTTAAGCAACATGTGCTCAAAAGTGAGAAACTTCATGCGATCTTGGAGCACTATGCGAGGGAGACAAAACAACCCCTGAAACAATTGGAACAGCAGGCTAAACAGATTATCGATGAGATCGGTTTGGATCGGAATATGGCCATAATACGTTGGTGTGGCATTGCCATAACGGCCATTGGCAAAAGGATTTGTGATGGCTTTTATGTGAATTCGGCCAGCATGGCCAATGTACGCAAAGATATGGGTCGTTGTCCAGTTTTATATCTACCCAGTCATCGTAGCTATATGGATTTTATACTGATGTCATATATATGTTATTATTATGATATCGAAATACCGGGTATAGCAGCTGGCATGG aTTTCCACTCAATGTTTGGCATGGGAACTATGCTAAGGAAAACGGGAGCATTTTTCATGCGGCGCAGTTTCTCAAATGATGAGCTCTATTGGGATATATTTCGGGAGTATATGTACGCTCTGGTTGCCAGCTATCACATTGGAGTGGAATTCTTTATCGAGGGTACAAGGTCAAGAAATTTCAAGGCTTTAGTACCAAAAGTTGGCCTCCTTTCGATGGCCCTGTTGCCCTACTTTACGGGCGAAGTGCCCGATGTTACTATAGTGCCGGTTAGTGTGGCCTATGAAAGGGTTCTGGAAGAGCAACTCTTTGTCTACGAACTGCTGGGTGTGCCCAAACCTAAAGAATCGACAAAAGGATTTTTCAAAGCGCTAAAAATCATCGATGAACGTTTTGGTAAAatgtttttggattttggtgaACCGATTTCGGTGCGTGAATTCTTTGGACATACTTCCGGGCAACGGATGCAACGTGCCGGTGTGGGTGGACATCTGCAGAAACTGAATCGTCAGGAGATTGAGCTGGTTAAGCAATTGGCTAATGAGGTTATCTATCAACAGCAAAGACGCATTGTGATCAATACGTTCAATTTATTGAGCCTCTACTATGCCAGTCAATTGTATGCTCAGCGTACGGTGAATATTGATGAACTCTCGCGGGGATTGCTGCATCTAAAACGGATCTTCGAGCAACTGGGCTCTCATGTCAGCACGAATGCCAATAACATTAAGGCGGATATAATTGATGCAGTGGAAATACATTCGAATATAGTTAATTTTAATCGGGCACGCCTGCAATTTACACCCATGAAAGCCAAGCAATTGGCCGCCCAAATCGATGTGAAGCGTCTAAAGGCTCATGCTTTGAGTCCACAAACTATGGCGGTGGCCGTACCCATGTTAGCCCTTCAATTATATATTAATCCCTGCATGTTTTGGTTGGCCAGACCGGCATATCTATTGCTGGCTGGCCTGAAAGAGCAACAAAGACAAAAGTCAAATACTCCAGAGTCCCGAAGTGCCACCTTGGCGGCATTGCATACGCATGTAACCTCAATGGATACACTCTTCCAGCATGAGTTTATCATTGAGTCCAATCGTGAGGCAGTTGAATTTGAAACACATCTTCAGTTGTTAGTCAATGAGAATGTCTTACAACTGGAACCGAATGGTTCAATTAGTGTTAAGGATAACGAATGTTCCCGTGTCATATTGGCGGCCTTGGCTCCATTTTTGTGCCTGTATTATCAATTGGCTGTTACCTTGCGGCAG CTCCCTCTTGATGTGGAGTTTAGCAATAAGGATTTGCTGGTACGTGTGCAACAGCATGTGGAGCGATTGCTGCAACAGCAGGATGGAGCTGCCTCTCATGTTCATCCCTATTGCTTGGCCCTGGACAATCTGAATATAGCCATTTATGCTCTTATTCAACGTGGCTATATACTTAAATCCCGGGAAACAGGCCAAATGCTTATACCCAGTGCCCAGAGTACGGGCAAATGTTTAAAAGAATTGGAATTACAGCTACTGGAATACTGTCAACTAATGCCATTTGCTCAGTACTCGATAGCGGCCAATCAGCAGGCCCAGTTTCATATAGCAAAATTATAA